The Arcobacter sp. LA11 genome segment AAACAAATGCAAGATATGTTAACTTTTAAATTAGATGATTCTAAAATTGAAGCTTTCGCACATCAAATTGTAAATAATGTTATTCCTCAAATTGATGTTAAACAACCTAACTATTTCACAAAAGAAGAGATGAAAATGGTTAATGAAACTCAAAAAATCTTACACAAAAATATTGCAGTAGCTGCAACTTGTGTTAGAGTTCCAGTTTTAAGATCTCATTCTGAGTCTATTACTGTTACTTTTGAAGATGGTATTGATGTTGATGTTGCTGAGGTTAGAGAAGCATTAGAAAAGTTTGAAAATGTTGAAGTAATCGATGATTTAGAAAATAGTGCATACCCAATGCCTATTATCTCTACTGATACTGATACTACTTTTGTAGGGAGAATTAGAAAAGATATCTATGATGAAAATGTAGTTCATTTCTTTAATGTTGCAGATCAAGTAAGAGTAGGAGCAGCTACAAACTCTGTTAGAATTGCTCTTAAATGGATAGAAATGGAAAATGATATCTAATGATCGAAAGACTTTTTGAAAATACAATGTGGAAGGCAAGATTATTTATAATCTTTGCTGTTGTATTTGGTCTTATTGGAGCAGTGATTTTATTTATCGTTGCTTCAGTAGATATCTATGGAGTACTTGCATATACAGTAAATGTATACGCAAATGGTTTACATCCAGAAGATTTTCATCAAGTTATTGTTAGTCAAATAATTGGTGCAGTAGATTTATACCTAATTGCAATTGTTATGTTAATTTTTGCATTTGGAATATATGAACTTTTTATTTCAAAAATCGAAGCTGCTGAGAATAAAGAGACAGGACAAAATATCCTAGCTATTAGTTCTTTAGACCAATTAAAAGATAAAATTGCAAAAGTTATTGTTATGGTTTTAGTAGTAGGATTCTTTCAAAGAGTTTTACATACAGAATATAATGGTGCTTTAGAAATGTTATATTTTGCAATGTCTATTATGGTACTTGCAATAGGACTTTTCTTTTTAGGAAAAGTTGGTAAAAAAGAAGAAAAAAAAGAGATTAAAGGTTAATAGAAAATGTCAAAAATATTTGTAGATGCGTGTTTAAGAAAAGAGACTCCTTATACTCCAGTGTGGATGATGAGACAAGCTGGAAGATACTTACCAGAATATATGGAAGTAAGAGCGCAAGCAGGAAACTTTTTAAATCTTTGTCATGACCCAGAAAAAGCTTGCGAAGTTACTATTCAACCACTTGATATAGTTGGTGTTGATGCAGCAATTTTATTTTCTGATATTTTAGTAATTCCAAATGAAATGGGAATGCACTTAGATTTTATCAAAGGTGAAGGACCAATTTTTAAAGATCCTATCGTAACAGAAGAAGATGTTGATGATTTACTTGGTGGTGAAGCAGCAGCTGATAAACTCACTTATGTATATGAAACAATTAAACTATTAAAACAAAAATTACCAGAAGATAAAGCTCTTATTGGATTTACAGGGGCTCCTTGGACACTTGCAACATATATGATTGAAGGCCAAGGAACTAAAACATATAATATTTGTAAGAAGATGATGTATTCAAATCCTGAATTACT includes the following:
- a CDS encoding YqhA family protein, whose amino-acid sequence is MIERLFENTMWKARLFIIFAVVFGLIGAVILFIVASVDIYGVLAYTVNVYANGLHPEDFHQVIVSQIIGAVDLYLIAIVMLIFAFGIYELFISKIEAAENKETGQNILAISSLDQLKDKIAKVIVMVLVVGFFQRVLHTEYNGALEMLYFAMSIMVLAIGLFFLGKVGKKEEKKEIKG
- the hemE gene encoding uroporphyrinogen decarboxylase gives rise to the protein MSKIFVDACLRKETPYTPVWMMRQAGRYLPEYMEVRAQAGNFLNLCHDPEKACEVTIQPLDIVGVDAAILFSDILVIPNEMGMHLDFIKGEGPIFKDPIVTEEDVDDLLGGEAAADKLTYVYETIKLLKQKLPEDKALIGFTGAPWTLATYMIEGQGTKTYNICKKMMYSNPELLHKILRKVTEVVKFYMIKQIEAGADVVQIFDSWAAAIEPGRYDEFSWKYMVEIAEYIKERYPDIPVIMFPKGVSAFINMGGVYGNFDVFGVDWGTPMSMAKAKLGDKYVLQGNMEPCRLYSKEETTKCVEKIQETMQGVGHIFNLGHGILPDVPVENAKHFVSECQRVSKK